The Brassica napus cultivar Da-Ae chromosome C7, Da-Ae, whole genome shotgun sequence genome has a segment encoding these proteins:
- the LOC111198769 gene encoding protein DMP6-like — METKVDEEAGVNGAGGAIKEEKAPLLKAQEFPEVERNNWIHKAIGQTFKTTAHLANHLPTGTALAYQVLSPVLTNGGRCDFASRYMTEMLVSICAFTCFILSFSDSYRDLNGTVCYGFAMTNGLWIIDGKAVLPKERSKSYRLQFIDFAHAFMTLLVFGAVVMFDHNVVNCFFPKPSAEVAELLSALPVAIGVFCSMMFATFPTTRHGIGFPLSAHC; from the coding sequence ATGGAGACTAAGGTTGATGAAGAAGCTGGGGTCAATGGTGCTGGTGGCGCCATCAAAGAAGAGAAAGCTCCACTCTTGAAAGCTCAAGAGTTTCCTGAAGTCGAAAGGAACAACTGGATACACAAGGCAATAGGTCAGACATTTAAGACCACAGCTCATCTAGCTAACCATTTACCCACAGGGACAGCTCTTGCGTACCAGGTCTTATCGCCAGTTCTCACTAACGGTGGACGCTGCGATTTCGCTAGCAGATACATGACAGAAATGCTTGTTTCCATCTGCGCATTCACTTGcttcatactcagcttcagtGACTCTTACAGGGACTTGAATGGAACTGTTTGCTATGGATTCGCCATGACCAACGGCCTCTGGATAATCGATGGCAAAGCTGTTCTTCCTAAAGAACGTTCCAAAAGCTACAGACTACAGTTTATAGACTTCGCACATGCCTTTATGACGCTTCTAGTGTTTGGAGCCGTGGTTATGTTTGATCATAATGTGGTCAACTGTTTCTTCCCCAAACCATCAGCTGAAGTAGCCGAGCTTCTCTCAGCTTTACCCGTAGCCATAGGAGTCTTTTGCAGTATGATGTTTGCTACATTTCCTACTACACGCCATGGAATTGGCTTTCCACTCTCTGCCCATTGCTAA
- the LOC111198768 gene encoding pentatricopeptide repeat-containing protein At5g46100 — protein MGSKAKMFKWSKDITPSQVIKLMRAEKDVEKLISVFDSATAEYANGFLHDQSSFSYMVSRLVSANKFKAAEDLVARMKIENCVVTEDTLLSICRGYGRVHRPFDSLRVFDKMKDFDCDPSHKGYVTLLAILVEENQLKLAFKFYKNMREIGLPPTVASLNVLIKALCRNEKTVDAGVKIFLEMPKRGCEPDSYTYGTLISGLCRFGRVDEAKNFFEEMVEKDCSPTVVTYTSMIHGLCGSKNVEEAMRYLEEMRSKGVEPNVFTYSSLMDGLCKDGRPLQAMELFETMMAKGCRPNMVTYSTLITGLCKEQKIQEAVELLDRMNLQGLKPDAGLYGKVISGFCSVSKFREAANFLDEMILGGITPNRLTWNIHVKTSNEVVRGLCASYPTRAFTLYLSMRSRGISVEVETLDSLVKCLCKKGEFQKAVQLVNEIVADGCIPNKGTWKVLIGHTLDKTIVGEASESLLRDLEI, from the coding sequence ATGGGAAGCAAAGCGAAGATGTTCAAGTGGTCAAAAGACATCACACCTTCACAGGTTATCAAACTGATGCGAGCTGAAAAAGACGTGGAGAAGCTGATCTCCGTTTTCGATTCCGCAACAGCAGAATACGCAAATGGGTTCTTACACGACCAGAGCTCTTTCAGTTACATGGTCTCGAGGTTGGTCTCCGCCAATAAGTTCAAAGCAGCTGAAGACCTTGTTGCAAGAATGAAGATTGAGAACTGTGTTGTTACTGAAGATACATTGCTTTCGATATGCAGAGGGTACGGTCGAGTTCACAGGCCGTTTGATTCTTTGAGGGTATTTGACAAGATGAAGGATTTTGACTGTGATCCTAGCCACAAGGGTTACGTGACTCTTCTTGCTATTCTCGTTGAAGAGAATCAGCTGAAACTGGCTTTTAAGTTTTACAAGAACATGAGAGAGATTGGTTTGCCTCCCACCGTTGCGTCTCTCAATGTTTTGATCAAAGCTCTTTGTAGAAACGAGAAGACGGTGGATGCTGGTGTTAAGATATTTCTCGAAATGCCTAAACGAGGGTGTGAACCTGATTCCTACACGTATGGAACTTTGATTAGCGGTTTGTGTCGGTTCGGAAGGGTAGATGAGGCGAAGAATTTTTTTGAGGAGATGGTTGAGAAAGACTGTTCACCAACTGTTGTTACGTATACCTCTATGATTCACGGTTTGTGTGGATCGAAAAACGTTGAGGAAGCAATGAGATATCTAGAAGAGATGAGGAGTAAAGGCGTCGAGCCGAATGTTTTCACTTACAGTTCTTTAATGGACGGTCTTTGCAAAGATGGGAGACCTTTGCAAGCCATGGAGTTGTTTGAGACGATGATGGCTAAAGGATGCAGGCCAAACATGGTAACCTATAGCACTTTGATCACTGGTCTCTGTAAGGAGCAGAAGATTCAAGAAGCCGTTGAGCTTCTCGATAGAATGAATCTTCAGGGTTTGAAACCTGATGCTGGATTATACGGGAAAGTAATCAGTGGGTTCTGTAGTGTCAGTAAGTTTCGTGAAGCTGCCAATTTCCTCGACGAGATGATCCTTGGAGGAATAACTCCAAATCGTTTAACTTGGAACATCCATGTTAAGACGAGTAATGAAGTAGTCCGAGGTCTTTGTGCCAGTTATCCAACTCGCGCGTTTACTCTTTATCTAAGCATGAGGAGTAGAGGCATCTCTGTTGAGGTTGAGACACTAGACTCTTTGGTGAAGTGTTTGTGCAAAAAGGGTGAGTTTCAGAAAGCTGTTCAGTTAGTTAACGAGATAGTGGCTGATGGGTGTATCCCAAATAAAGGAACATGGAAGGTACTAATAGGTCATACATTGGACAAAACGATTGTAGGAGAAGCTTCAGAATCTCTTCTCAGAGATTTGGAGATCTAA